The Epinephelus lanceolatus isolate andai-2023 chromosome 21, ASM4190304v1, whole genome shotgun sequence genome has a segment encoding these proteins:
- the tbcc gene encoding tubulin-specific chaperone C — protein sequence MDVMAEVSQESGFAGESGAARIQERLQKRHQARAEDAERRREAKESRSVAEEKGEYFSSTFNTERASIEELLSGCSGAERAVVTQKLEEATARTLQLQKFLNDSLLFLTQYELSKAQAALQKLQTSLTEIREEALPKKKFTFRARTKAADKAPAPLSDTPDAGAPADAGGTEVDGAAAPEQCGFSNMDDMSLTKTAEEIQQRDVLLTHLTNCKVRLFGSPSTLHLKHIDSCEILCGPVSSSVFLDHCRNSTLAIPCQQLRTHNTTDTQVYLHVTSRAIIEDCSGVSFAPFSWSYPTLEEDFAVSGLDQERNNWSQVDDFNWLAAGTPSPNWTVIPEADRRTKWDP from the coding sequence ATGGATGTTATGGCCGAAGTGAGTCAGGAGAGCGGGTTTGCCGGTGAAAGCGGCGCAGCCAGGATCCAAGAGCGGCTCCAGAAGCGGCACCAGGCGAGAGCAGAAGACGCCGAGCGGAGGAGGGAGGCTAAAGAGAGCCGGTCTGTGGCGGAGGAGAAGGGCGAGTATTTCTCCAGCACCTTCAACACGGAGCGGGCGTCCATCGAGGAGCTGCTGTCCGGCTGCTCCGGAGCCGAGCGGGCTGTGGTGACTCAGAAACTGGAGGAGGCGACGGCCAGAACGCTCCAGCTGCAGAAGTTCCTGAACGACAGCTTGTTGTTTCTGACGCAGTACGAGCTGAGCAAAGCCCAGGCTGCTCTGCAGAAACTCCAGACCTCCCTCACTGAGATCAGAGAGGAGGCTCTGCCCAAGAAGAAGTTCACCTTCCGGGCTCGAACCAAAGCAGCAGATAAAGCTCCTGCACCTCTGTCAGACACACCTGATGCAGGCGCACCTGCAGATGCTGGTGGCACCGAGGTGGACGGAGCCGCAGCCCCAGAGCAGTGCGGCTTCTCCAACATGGACGACATGTCTCTGACAAAGACAGCTGAGGAGATCCAGCAACGAGACGTGCTGCTGACTCACCTGACCAACTGCAAGGTGCGTCTGTTCGGCTCCCCCAGCACGCTGCACCTGAAACACATCGACAGCTGCGAGATCCTGTGTGGACCTGTGTCCAGCTCAGTGTTCCTGGATCACTGTAGGAACAGCACTCTGGCCATCCCCTGTCAGCAGCTGCGGACCCACAACACCACGGACACACAGGTGTATCTGCATGTCACCAGCCGGGCCATCATAGAGGACTGTAGCGGGGTGAGCTTCGCCCCTTTCTCCTGGTCTTATCCCACCCTGGAGGAGGACTTTGCCGTGTCTGGCTTAGACCAGGAGCGGAACAACTGGAGCCAGGTGGATGACTTCAACTGGCTCGCTGCGGGGACGCCGTCCCCAAACTGGACTGTTATTCCAGAAGCAGACAGGAGAACCAAGTGGGACCCCTAG